From Acidobacteriota bacterium, a single genomic window includes:
- a CDS encoding response regulator transcription factor: protein MKIQTSTIRTAIVEDIRNIREGLVTLINFTDGFACSGGYRSMEEAIPRIKGNVPDVLLSDIGLPGMSGIEGVKILKESYPDMTVLMLTVYEDDERIFDALCAGASGYLLKRTSPAKIIENIREAASGGAPMSPEVAARVIRLFREVRPPEKVDYDLTPHETRLLKLLVEGHNYTTAAEELGVSYNTIKFHMRHIYEKLQVHSKSEAVAKALQNRLIG from the coding sequence ATGAAAATCCAAACGTCAACAATCAGAACCGCGATCGTCGAAGACATCCGGAACATCCGCGAAGGACTCGTAACGCTCATCAATTTCACCGATGGTTTCGCCTGCAGCGGCGGTTATCGTTCGATGGAGGAAGCGATTCCGCGTATCAAGGGAAACGTTCCGGACGTTCTGCTTTCCGATATCGGACTGCCGGGAATGAGCGGGATCGAAGGCGTCAAGATCCTTAAAGAATCGTATCCCGATATGACCGTCCTGATGCTCACCGTTTATGAGGACGACGAACGGATCTTCGACGCTCTCTGCGCGGGCGCGAGCGGATATCTGCTCAAGCGGACGTCACCGGCGAAGATCATCGAGAACATCCGTGAAGCGGCGTCCGGCGGAGCGCCGATGTCCCCCGAGGTCGCGGCGCGCGTCATCCGGCTGTTTCGCGAAGTCCGTCCGCCTGAAAAGGTCGATTACGACCTGACGCCGCACGAGACACGGCTTCTCAAACTCCTCGTCGAAGGCCACAACTACACGACCGCGGCCGAGGAACTCGGCGTCAGCTACAACACGATCAAGTTCCATATGCGGCATATCTACGAGAAACTCCAGGTCCACTCCAAATCCGAGGCGGTCGCCAAAGCGCTTCAAAACAGGCTTATCGGTTGA
- a CDS encoding SBBP repeat-containing protein, which translates to MPFLTLRSVLAFPTLFAVFVFGLPVHLLGASEPASASAADTPNPVRNTVAFEENRGQFPSSVRFLARAGGANVFLTADEAVYVMRPDEIGTPEILPDDDLGARIASPKSNPAFALRMKLAGSNRSSEFEGEGVLEQRTNYFKGAESNWVTDIANFERVRYEDIYDGVSMIWHGLDDGSTRYDFVVAPGADAGQIAIEFSGADKLELDTDGNLLIHTPAGTITQKKPLTFQESNGFRQEIESEFALENDRVSFSIGEYDRSLPLTIDPTVTLNNPAFSTLVGSFANEFSNDIAVDSNGNTYITGRTLSASYPTTSGTIDTSANGLEDVFVTKINSSGTGIVFSSFLGGSAYDEGLGIAVDPSGDVYLAGSSASANFPVTAGGYDNSFNGGADVFVSKLSANGASLIYSTYIGASQIDYAQDLAIDASGSAYIVVRTSDAIVDYPTTAGAFDTTQNGSDDVAVTKLNGTGSALIYSTFLGGSAIDNGRTIAVNSAGEAIVGGATTDDVTDFPTTAGSYDTTLNGVTDFFVTRLNATGSALVFSTVIGGAGIDNANGLAIDAAGNVYVTGIVAPGFPTTAGAFDTTNLGSSESAVCKLSGDGTTLLYSTYIGGTQGESLESITVDNFGNAYLTGSNFGGDYPTTAGAYDTVYNGSSDAVLTVLNQNASALVYSTYLGGGGDDLATDLAIDAYGNAYLTGRTSVSGPAFPTHNEAYQSFNAGGNDGFVTKFGDFVIGGKVIDASTGNPVSNVMVALSGQVSGFVITGPDGRFGFLDTVPGEPHAVSATRAGYAMNPAIFNIASLANNRELIFVATVGSPTGGSGGTLRFELGSFIKSENGGSATVTVKRVGDIQTTDPVTVDFSTSDVNATAGQDYVATSGILTFNAGETLKTITVPISNDGLLEPREMFRITLANPTNNAEIDPNRDVLTVNILDEDLSAGDLLISEFRERGRLGPNDEFIKFFNPNEFDITVNAPDGSAGMTLARENNGLLTPVKVIPNLITIPARGFYLLTNNNPNGGFSVLDYPTGTGQMILNGDDVYSADIPDNSTLLLLRTANPQNFDQANLLDSVGFGASVWAEGKSLPAIAPQNAEMSFVRRLTTAGLKDSDNNLADFLIVDNQARAFGGNEAKVISVLGAPAPEHSESLRLMTSGQVTIEEAGSEYYDPNPVPNGAQGTLTVYRRITNNSGLPLVALRLRAIDFPTVGTLTQRRFSSRPDFRLLSSADEGSEIKGLALAAEWLQPNGGGINSTLSVGAVTPGDPLMPGESIDVAVKFGVMRYGRHPLELAAETTH; encoded by the coding sequence ATGCCGTTTCTAACACTTCGTTCCGTTCTTGCATTTCCGACTTTGTTTGCAGTTTTCGTGTTCGGACTTCCGGTTCACCTTTTGGGCGCTTCCGAACCGGCATCCGCGTCGGCCGCCGATACGCCGAATCCAGTTCGCAACACGGTGGCGTTTGAAGAGAATCGCGGTCAGTTCCCTTCGTCCGTCAGATTTCTGGCGCGGGCTGGCGGGGCCAACGTGTTTCTGACGGCGGACGAGGCGGTATACGTAATGCGTCCGGACGAGATCGGAACACCGGAGATCCTTCCCGACGATGATCTCGGAGCACGAATCGCGAGTCCGAAATCGAATCCCGCCTTCGCGCTGCGAATGAAGTTGGCCGGCTCCAATCGCTCCTCCGAATTCGAGGGCGAAGGAGTTCTGGAGCAGCGGACGAACTATTTCAAAGGCGCGGAATCAAACTGGGTGACGGACATCGCGAATTTCGAACGGGTTCGGTACGAGGACATTTATGACGGCGTGTCGATGATCTGGCACGGACTCGACGACGGCTCGACGCGTTACGACTTTGTCGTCGCTCCCGGCGCAGATGCCGGGCAGATCGCGATCGAATTCTCAGGCGCCGACAAACTCGAACTCGATACGGACGGCAACCTTCTGATTCACACGCCCGCCGGTACGATCACCCAGAAGAAACCGCTGACGTTCCAGGAATCCAATGGATTTCGGCAAGAGATCGAAAGCGAATTTGCGCTCGAAAACGACCGTGTAAGTTTCTCGATCGGCGAATATGACCGCTCGCTGCCGCTCACGATCGACCCAACCGTGACGCTCAATAATCCGGCCTTCTCGACCCTCGTCGGCTCGTTCGCAAACGAGTTCAGCAACGACATCGCGGTCGATTCCAACGGCAACACCTATATTACCGGACGGACTTTGTCCGCGAGCTACCCGACAACATCCGGAACAATTGACACCTCGGCGAACGGCCTTGAAGACGTCTTCGTGACCAAGATCAATTCTAGCGGCACCGGCATTGTTTTTTCATCCTTTCTCGGCGGAAGCGCGTACGATGAAGGCCTCGGAATCGCGGTCGATCCGTCCGGCGACGTCTATCTTGCGGGTTCTTCCGCGAGTGCGAATTTTCCGGTGACGGCCGGCGGATACGACAATTCATTCAACGGCGGCGCCGATGTTTTCGTCTCGAAGCTCAGTGCGAACGGTGCATCGCTGATCTATTCAACATACATCGGAGCGTCGCAGATCGATTATGCGCAGGATCTTGCCATCGACGCTTCCGGGAGCGCTTACATTGTTGTCCGCACATCGGATGCGATCGTCGACTATCCGACGACCGCGGGCGCGTTCGACACCACCCAGAACGGTTCGGACGATGTCGCCGTCACGAAACTGAACGGCACCGGCTCCGCTCTCATATATTCGACGTTTCTCGGCGGAAGCGCCATCGACAACGGCCGCACGATCGCCGTCAATTCGGCCGGGGAAGCCATCGTCGGCGGCGCGACGACCGACGACGTGACGGACTTTCCGACAACGGCGGGGAGCTACGACACGACTCTCAACGGCGTTACCGATTTCTTCGTAACCAGGCTGAACGCAACGGGTTCGGCGCTGGTCTTCTCGACCGTCATCGGCGGGGCAGGAATCGATAACGCGAACGGTTTGGCGATCGACGCGGCTGGAAACGTCTATGTTACCGGCATTGTAGCCCCCGGTTTTCCGACAACGGCCGGCGCGTTCGACACGACAAATCTCGGCAGCAGCGAATCGGCGGTGTGCAAACTCAGCGGCGACGGAACGACACTGCTGTACTCGACTTACATCGGAGGCACGCAGGGCGAATCGCTCGAATCCATCACGGTCGACAACTTCGGAAACGCGTATCTGACGGGAAGCAACTTCGGCGGCGATTACCCGACGACGGCCGGCGCCTACGACACCGTTTACAACGGATCGTCGGACGCCGTCCTGACGGTACTCAATCAAAATGCGTCGGCGCTCGTCTATTCGACGTATCTTGGCGGCGGCGGAGACGACCTCGCGACCGACCTCGCGATCGACGCATACGGAAATGCCTACCTGACCGGCCGGACCTCCGTCAGCGGCCCCGCCTTCCCGACGCACAATGAAGCCTATCAGTCGTTCAACGCCGGCGGCAACGACGGTTTCGTTACAAAATTCGGCGACTTCGTGATCGGAGGCAAGGTCATCGACGCCTCGACCGGAAATCCGGTTTCGAACGTGATGGTCGCCCTCAGCGGCCAGGTTTCCGGCTTCGTCATTACCGGTCCCGATGGCCGCTTCGGCTTTCTCGACACCGTTCCCGGCGAACCGCACGCCGTCTCGGCGACCCGCGCGGGCTATGCGATGAACCCGGCGATCTTCAATATCGCGTCGCTGGCGAACAATCGCGAACTGATATTCGTCGCGACCGTCGGTTCGCCGACCGGCGGATCAGGCGGAACGCTCAGATTCGAACTCGGATCATTCATCAAGAGCGAAAATGGCGGTTCGGCGACGGTGACGGTAAAACGCGTCGGCGACATTCAGACCACCGATCCCGTGACGGTCGATTTTTCGACTTCGGACGTGAACGCGACCGCCGGCCAGGACTACGTCGCAACGAGCGGTATTCTGACGTTCAACGCCGGCGAAACGCTGAAAACGATCACGGTCCCGATCTCCAACGACGGTCTTCTCGAACCGCGCGAGATGTTCAGGATCACGCTCGCCAACCCGACGAACAACGCCGAAATCGATCCGAACCGCGACGTTCTGACCGTCAATATACTCGACGAAGATCTTTCCGCGGGTGACCTGCTGATCAGCGAATTTCGCGAACGCGGCCGGCTCGGCCCCAACGACGAATTCATCAAGTTCTTCAATCCGAACGAGTTCGACATCACGGTCAACGCGCCGGACGGTTCGGCGGGAATGACCCTTGCGCGCGAGAACAACGGTCTTTTGACGCCGGTCAAGGTCATCCCCAATTTGATCACGATCCCGGCGCGCGGGTTTTATCTTTTGACAAACAACAATCCGAACGGCGGATTCTCCGTCCTTGATTATCCGACCGGAACGGGTCAGATGATCCTCAATGGCGACGACGTCTACTCGGCTGATATTCCGGACAATTCGACGCTTTTGCTGCTCAGGACCGCGAATCCGCAGAATTTCGATCAAGCGAATCTTCTCGATTCCGTCGGCTTCGGCGCGTCCGTCTGGGCCGAAGGAAAGTCGTTGCCGGCAATCGCACCGCAAAACGCGGAGATGAGTTTTGTAAGACGACTGACAACCGCCGGATTGAAGGATTCGGATAACAATCTTGCCGATTTCCTGATCGTCGATAATCAGGCGCGAGCGTTCGGGGGAAATGAGGCGAAGGTCATTTCCGTACTCGGCGCGCCGGCCCCCGAACACAGCGAATCGTTGCGGTTGATGACTTCCGGACAAGTCACTATCGAAGAAGCCGGTTCGGAATACTACGATCCGAACCCGGTCCCGAACGGCGCGCAAGGCACGCTGACCGTCTATCGGCGGATCACGAACAACTCGGGATTGCCGTTGGTCGCGCTCCGGCTGCGGGCGATCGATTTTCCGACGGTCGGAACCCTGACGCAGAGAAGATTCTCGTCGCGGCCCGATTTTCGGCTTCTGAGTTCCGCGGACGAAGGATCGGAGATCAAGGGACTGGCGCTCGCGGCCGAGTGGCTGCAGCCGAACGGCGGCGGAATAAACAGCACGCTGTCGGTCGGCGCGGTGACGCCCGGCGATCCATTGATGCCGGGCGAATCGATCGACGTCGCGGTCAAGTTCGGAGTGATGCGGTACGGTCGCCATCCGCTCGAACTGGCGGCGGAAACCACGCATTAG